Proteins co-encoded in one Paracrocinitomix mangrovi genomic window:
- a CDS encoding response regulator, protein MPLNILLVEDDIIIKMFIENIIKRAGCTLVGHAQSGLKAISMALEKRPDLILMDIGIKGELDGVVTSAKIKEELNSNIIFITGNSDEATVNRARSIDPLQIIHKPIDEEKLLNDLIKICASILPQNGK, encoded by the coding sequence ATGCCCTTAAATATTCTATTAGTAGAAGACGATATTATTATAAAAATGTTTATTGAAAACATTATAAAAAGGGCTGGCTGTACATTAGTTGGACATGCCCAATCTGGTTTAAAGGCTATTAGCATGGCATTAGAAAAAAGGCCAGATTTGATATTGATGGACATAGGTATAAAAGGAGAATTAGATGGAGTTGTCACTTCTGCTAAGATAAAAGAAGAACTTAATTCAAATATTATATTTATCACAGGAAATTCTGATGAAGCAACGGTAAATCGCGCACGTTCAATCGATCCTCTACAGATCATTCACAAACCAATTGATGAAGAAAAATTATTGAATGATCTAATAAAAATATGTGCTTCCATTTTACCTCAAAATGGCAAGTAA
- a CDS encoding sensor histidine kinase, giving the protein MTKLLKIINQYFLEIAQGDFKLTDEQILLEKDPEIQGILFGLLYLNEELELRNQVAEETRRVAENYKNALNSSAIVSYTDLKGNIIYVNDLFCEISQYSRDELIGQNQSIVNSNLHPKEFWKDLWKTIGNGNIWKGNIRNKKKDGSFYWVFTTIVPFINNNKVQKYLSMRYEITALVEAEEEIKSKTLQSLHEKNVMLKEIHHRVKNNMQVVTSLMSLQASKIEDEHLKEVFVKSQYRINSMALVHELLYQADNLSQINISDYIKKLANSIAMSFHGNNEEVKLKMSIPEIHLNMDTAIPLGIIVTEILTNSYKYAFNDITSSIISITLSQNQDSTLLLTIEDNGIGFDREKVCLEKNTLGLSLIDSLCQQLEGEYYLNTENGTSYKISFNEML; this is encoded by the coding sequence ATGACCAAACTCTTAAAAATAATTAATCAATATTTTTTGGAAATTGCCCAAGGAGATTTCAAACTAACAGATGAACAAATCCTGCTTGAAAAAGATCCTGAAATTCAAGGCATATTATTCGGATTACTTTATTTAAATGAAGAACTAGAGCTTAGAAATCAAGTAGCTGAAGAAACAAGAAGAGTTGCTGAAAATTATAAAAATGCGCTAAATAGTTCTGCAATTGTATCATATACTGATCTCAAAGGAAATATCATTTATGTTAATGACCTGTTTTGTGAGATAAGCCAATACTCAAGAGATGAACTTATAGGGCAAAATCAAAGTATCGTTAATTCTAATCTTCATCCAAAAGAATTTTGGAAAGACTTGTGGAAAACAATTGGAAATGGAAACATTTGGAAAGGAAACATTCGTAATAAAAAAAAGGATGGTTCTTTTTACTGGGTATTTACCACAATTGTACCTTTTATTAATAACAACAAAGTACAAAAGTACTTATCAATGCGTTATGAAATTACTGCTTTAGTAGAAGCAGAAGAGGAAATTAAATCAAAAACCCTTCAATCACTTCATGAAAAAAATGTGATGTTAAAAGAAATACATCACAGGGTAAAAAACAATATGCAAGTTGTGACAAGTTTAATGTCATTACAAGCTTCAAAAATTGAAGACGAACATCTTAAAGAAGTTTTTGTTAAAAGCCAATACAGAATAAATTCTATGGCTTTGGTCCATGAACTGTTATATCAAGCCGATAATTTATCACAGATCAATATTTCAGATTATATAAAAAAATTAGCTAATTCTATAGCTATGTCATTTCATGGAAATAATGAAGAAGTTAAATTAAAAATGTCCATACCGGAAATCCATCTTAATATGGATACAGCCATTCCATTAGGAATTATAGTCACAGAAATCCTGACAAATTCTTATAAATATGCTTTTAATGATATTACATCATCTATTATTTCTATCACTTTAAGCCAAAACCAAGATTCCACACTTCTTCTAACAATTGAAGACAACGGAATAGGATTTGACAGAGAAAAAGTTTGCCTTGAAAAAAACACCCTCGGCCTATCTTTAATTGATAGCTTGTGTCAACAATTAGAGGGAGAATATTATCTAAATACCGAAAATGGTACATCCTATAAAATTAGTTTTAATGAAATGCTTTAA
- a CDS encoding helix-turn-helix domain-containing protein: MVQNNNLTLVNPTTGKLAFKVCHFEEENPFDQVQRLNYYSIIWIQKGNGILKADFSEYIFNENMMLCFSPYQPFLIEAQTKLSGVIIHFHPDFFCIHKHHKEVACDGVLFNDIYSTPTVEIEDKAATNFEMIITQFKDEMQKSALAQYELLISYLKIFLITASRLKTEQQTTKKNVSSDSEEPFILQNLKNYIEKHYKSKHSASEYADMLAITPKALSRLTKIHFNKTLTELIAERIILEAKRELYLTNKTIKEIAYELGYNDEYYFSRFFKKNVDVSPQFYRETVGFDRASTVG; encoded by the coding sequence ATGGTGCAAAATAACAACCTCACACTTGTGAATCCAACAACAGGTAAGCTGGCATTTAAAGTATGTCATTTTGAAGAGGAAAACCCTTTTGATCAGGTTCAAAGATTAAATTACTATTCTATTATTTGGATACAGAAGGGTAATGGCATTCTAAAAGCCGATTTTTCAGAATATATTTTTAATGAAAATATGATGTTATGCTTTTCTCCTTACCAGCCATTTTTAATTGAAGCTCAAACTAAATTAAGTGGAGTGATAATTCATTTTCATCCTGACTTTTTTTGTATTCACAAACATCATAAAGAGGTTGCCTGTGATGGAGTATTATTCAATGATATTTACAGTACACCAACGGTTGAAATTGAAGATAAAGCTGCAACAAATTTTGAAATGATCATTACACAATTCAAGGACGAAATGCAAAAGTCAGCTTTAGCACAGTATGAATTGTTGATTTCCTATTTAAAAATCTTTTTAATCACGGCATCAAGATTAAAAACAGAACAGCAGACCACGAAAAAAAATGTAAGCTCTGATAGCGAAGAACCCTTCATTCTTCAGAATTTGAAGAATTATATTGAAAAGCATTACAAGTCAAAACATTCGGCTAGCGAATATGCTGATATGCTTGCTATAACACCAAAGGCATTATCTAGACTCACAAAAATCCATTTTAATAAAACACTAACCGAATTAATAGCTGAACGCATCATACTGGAAGCCAAAAGAGAATTGTATTTAACCAATAAAACAATTAAGGAAATCGCCTATGAATTAGGTTATAATGACGAATATTACTTCAGTAGATTTTTTAAAAAAAATGTAGATGTCTCCCCTCAATTTTATAGAGAAACAGTTGGATTTGATAGGGCTTCAACTGTTGGATGA
- a CDS encoding nuclear transport factor 2 family protein, whose product MNQEKSYPLPPFNLATAVEKVQKAEDAWNSKDPIKVSKAYTVDSEWRNRTQFINGREEIIAFLTKKWEKEKHYKLKKELWGFRENRMAVRFEYEFQDENDQWYRAYGNELWEFNENGLMQKRFASINDLKIKETERKLF is encoded by the coding sequence ATGAATCAAGAAAAAAGTTATCCGCTTCCTCCATTTAACTTAGCAACAGCAGTTGAAAAAGTTCAAAAGGCAGAAGATGCGTGGAACTCTAAAGACCCAATTAAAGTTTCAAAAGCTTATACTGTAGACTCAGAATGGCGAAATAGAACCCAGTTTATCAATGGTAGAGAAGAGATCATAGCATTTTTAACCAAAAAATGGGAAAAAGAAAAACATTATAAACTAAAGAAAGAATTGTGGGGCTTTAGAGAAAATAGAATGGCTGTTAGGTTTGAGTATGAATTTCAAGACGAAAACGACCAATGGTATAGGGCTTACGGAAATGAGCTTTGGGAGTTTAATGAAAATGGCCTTATGCAAAAACGATTTGCCAGTATAAACGATTTAAAAATTAAAGAAACAGAAAGAAAACTGTTTTAA
- a CDS encoding carboxymuconolactone decarboxylase family protein: protein MENLTATEFNVPTRSEVNSTNQEIFDNLDKALGFVPNLYATIGYSDNGLKRFLDYQNAKTSLNNKEKEAVNLIVSQVNGCIYCQSAHLVLGKMNGFNDDQLLDIRKGKSENNKLNALVKLAADITKNRGRASSENVNDFFAQGYNKENLVDLILQVSDKTAMNYLHNLTKVPVDFPLAENI, encoded by the coding sequence ATGGAAAATTTAACTGCAACGGAATTCAACGTTCCAACAAGAAGTGAAGTAAATTCAACCAATCAAGAGATCTTTGACAATCTAGACAAAGCCTTAGGTTTTGTACCAAATCTCTATGCCACTATTGGTTATTCTGACAATGGTTTAAAGCGATTTTTGGACTATCAAAACGCTAAAACTTCATTAAATAATAAAGAAAAAGAAGCTGTTAACCTCATAGTAAGTCAGGTAAATGGATGTATTTACTGCCAAAGTGCTCATTTGGTATTAGGTAAAATGAACGGATTCAATGACGATCAATTATTGGATATCAGAAAAGGAAAAAGTGAAAACAATAAATTGAACGCTTTAGTAAAATTGGCTGCAGATATCACTAAAAACAGAGGAAGGGCAAGCAGTGAAAATGTGAATGACTTCTTTGCGCAAGGATATAACAAAGAAAATCTTGTGGATTTAATCCTCCAGGTAAGTGATAAAACTGCTATGAATTACTTGCATAACCTAACAAAGGTTCCTGTAGATTTCCCTTTAGCCGAAAACATATAA
- a CDS encoding T9SS type A sorting domain-containing protein, with product MKSYLTLLLACFAINNGQAQIVQSSCFASDSVKALYMEDAKRLALRKIFAENLTYKDSIHIPQSHADTALNALIAVKNAQNIPEADSLTGGYYFAHTTIPYILDRIIVKADSSLAWMDSLSIGSIPTGDNYIDSLISTHYLNLTNFNSYSYYAIFESDSSYNMSALADAFMQAPMVYLAQGDSYPWPDPVDIQDTIYPDYVQLTYSIGFNCFMGSCNYHRYWIFKVYYDCSVEFVESYNTSPWTGMTITENSMDNIQIYPNPVKEEFAIQNIEESVNLELLDLSGKIIYSESNYLGDIVNISTLAAGSYLVRVSKDDQSKSMKLIKM from the coding sequence ATGAAAAGTTATTTAACCCTACTGTTAGCTTGCTTTGCTATTAATAATGGTCAAGCCCAAATTGTACAATCATCTTGCTTTGCATCAGATAGTGTTAAAGCCTTGTATATGGAGGATGCCAAACGACTCGCTTTAAGAAAGATTTTTGCCGAAAATTTAACTTATAAAGACAGTATTCACATTCCTCAAAGTCATGCAGACACGGCTCTTAATGCATTAATAGCTGTAAAAAACGCACAAAACATTCCGGAAGCAGATTCACTAACAGGTGGATATTACTTTGCGCATACAACCATACCTTATATTTTGGACAGAATAATTGTTAAAGCAGATTCATCACTTGCATGGATGGACTCTTTAAGTATTGGTTCAATCCCTACTGGGGATAATTACATAGATAGCTTAATAAGTACTCATTATCTTAACTTGACCAATTTTAACAGCTATTCATATTATGCCATTTTTGAATCAGACAGTAGTTATAACATGTCTGCTTTGGCTGATGCTTTTATGCAAGCACCTATGGTTTATTTAGCGCAAGGAGATTCATATCCATGGCCAGATCCAGTTGATATACAAGACACTATATACCCTGATTATGTACAACTTACTTACTCAATAGGTTTTAACTGTTTCATGGGTAGTTGTAATTACCACAGGTATTGGATCTTTAAAGTTTATTATGATTGTTCTGTTGAGTTTGTAGAAAGTTATAACACCTCCCCATGGACCGGAATGACAATCACTGAAAATAGCATGGATAATATTCAAATTTATCCTAATCCGGTTAAAGAAGAATTTGCCATCCAAAATATTGAAGAATCAGTAAATCTGGAGTTGTTAGACCTATCTGGTAAAATAATTTATAGTGAAAGTAATTACCTCGGTGACATTGTTAACATTTCCACATTAGCAGCAGGCTCTTATCTTGTTAGAGTATCAAAAGATGACCAATCTAAATCAATGAAATTGATAAAAATGTAA
- a CDS encoding DUF7619 domain-containing protein, whose translation MKNLRLLLLVFTLAIPLNNLFSQTISGTFATVPCDNDGVLDVTTTGLVPPIDYTYYLGGATITHPGVGSTSDQLTNIPMSSTGSIAIYATDGTNSAWNNVSYTSAFGFYLGSTNAVCPSTMGTLNATQFSGGAGPFSFLWTDTLTLNTLSGNNISAPLGNYSCVITDAGSGCVLDMTDSSTVSISQTSSVTATTSSTVASCTNGTATATGTGGVGPYTYLWMNGATSSTISGLTQNNYSVVVTDAQGCQSPTINIFVSQNPLISVNTTVTDASCVQNDGSIIAFGSGGVAPYTYAWSNGQNTNTASNLTGGSVYTVIATDANGCIGQSTSVVGTSSPISVTYSSTPSDCTTPNGSATLAPTGGTPPYTYQWNTTPVVNTATISNLSPGTYSFSVTDALGCVNNGSVVISPSSTINASIQSSNVVCPSTSGNVWVNVSGTNPPFTYLWNNAATSSQISTVPTGAYNCVITDANGCSITKYKTLSTTSPLTIGIATTPVSCIYNSDGGATASVFGGTPPYTYAYSNGGNSATVSGLSMGTQTVTVTDANGCIKTETFYIGNGNTTDDCYCTITGTVYLDGNSDCVFDTGEQGIQNVMVHCSGYGYTFTDANGVYSFQVPTGNFTITEQVNAYYPLSSCQATSTSVNVVAGSGCTTVVDISNDVNVINDLKITTCNLNIPPVPGNYWSQLMIVKNMGTVVENDIQLGYEHDGQLFYDNSTIPNFIQSGGPNHFGVQSGFPVLDPNASTTNLVSYNVPTNIPLGTGINHYDSVANAAPIGVNWLLDFTPWNNVNHFQTVVIGSYDPNYKEVYPAGIGTEGYISSDVTEFDYTIHFQNEGTYFAQNVVITDQLDGDLDWTSLTPGYSDHNYTMTLSESGLITFNFENINLPWKSVYGDALSSGLVQYSIRRLPSNAQGTVFENTASIYFDYNAPIITNTTVNTLSDSVFNGVEEIAVEKEDEKITVDIYPVPAHDAITFKINNVLQNDQASLYIVDMMGNIVRSERILLSEGTTFISQNVADLSPGNYITKVHFENGLTIVKKIILF comes from the coding sequence ATGAAAAATCTTCGATTACTGCTATTAGTATTTACATTAGCAATTCCTTTAAATAATCTATTTAGCCAAACCATTTCCGGAACATTTGCAACTGTACCTTGTGACAATGACGGTGTTTTGGATGTGACTACAACAGGATTAGTTCCTCCAATAGATTATACATATTATTTGGGAGGAGCTACAATTACTCACCCAGGAGTTGGTTCAACATCAGATCAATTGACCAATATTCCAATGTCTAGCACTGGTTCGATAGCCATTTATGCAACAGACGGAACAAATAGTGCATGGAATAATGTAAGTTATACGTCTGCGTTTGGATTCTATTTAGGTTCAACAAATGCAGTTTGTCCATCAACTATGGGAACTTTAAACGCGACTCAATTTTCTGGTGGAGCAGGACCGTTTTCATTTTTATGGACAGATACGCTTACCTTAAATACTTTATCTGGTAACAATATATCAGCTCCTCTTGGAAATTATAGTTGTGTAATCACGGATGCCGGTTCAGGTTGTGTTTTAGATATGACCGATTCTTCTACAGTATCAATTTCTCAAACATCTTCAGTTACAGCTACAACAAGTTCTACTGTTGCAAGTTGCACCAATGGAACTGCAACAGCCACAGGTACAGGAGGAGTAGGACCTTATACTTATCTTTGGATGAATGGAGCAACAAGTTCTACGATTAGCGGTTTGACTCAAAATAATTATTCAGTTGTAGTTACTGATGCTCAAGGTTGTCAATCGCCAACAATTAACATTTTTGTATCACAAAACCCGCTAATTTCAGTTAATACTACAGTAACTGATGCCAGCTGTGTACAAAATGATGGAAGTATTATAGCTTTTGGTTCAGGAGGAGTTGCTCCTTATACATACGCTTGGAGTAATGGACAAAATACGAATACTGCGAGCAACTTAACAGGAGGGAGTGTATATACAGTTATTGCAACGGATGCAAATGGATGCATAGGTCAATCCACTTCAGTGGTTGGTACTAGTTCTCCAATTTCAGTAACCTATTCTTCTACACCAAGTGATTGTACAACGCCAAATGGTTCAGCAACACTTGCACCAACGGGGGGAACACCACCTTATACTTATCAATGGAATACTACACCTGTTGTAAATACAGCAACTATTTCAAATTTATCTCCAGGGACATATTCTTTTAGTGTAACAGATGCCTTAGGTTGTGTTAATAATGGTTCAGTAGTTATAAGCCCATCAAGTACAATTAACGCCAGTATTCAGTCTTCAAATGTCGTTTGTCCAAGTACAAGCGGAAATGTTTGGGTTAATGTTTCAGGAACAAATCCTCCATTTACGTATTTATGGAATAATGCGGCAACAAGTAGTCAAATTTCAACTGTTCCAACAGGTGCCTATAATTGCGTAATTACAGATGCAAATGGCTGTTCGATTACAAAGTATAAAACACTTTCAACAACATCTCCTTTAACAATTGGAATAGCCACTACACCTGTTTCTTGTATTTATAATTCAGATGGAGGTGCAACAGCTTCAGTTTTTGGAGGAACACCTCCTTACACTTATGCATATTCAAATGGCGGAAATTCAGCAACCGTTTCAGGTTTAAGTATGGGAACTCAAACCGTAACTGTTACAGATGCTAATGGTTGTATTAAAACAGAAACATTTTATATAGGAAATGGCAATACCACAGATGATTGTTATTGTACCATTACCGGAACTGTATATCTGGATGGAAATAGTGATTGTGTATTTGATACAGGAGAACAAGGAATTCAAAATGTAATGGTGCATTGTTCAGGTTACGGCTATACTTTTACGGATGCTAATGGAGTGTATAGTTTTCAGGTTCCTACCGGGAATTTTACCATTACAGAGCAAGTTAATGCATATTATCCATTGTCTTCTTGTCAAGCAACAAGTACTAGTGTAAATGTTGTTGCCGGTTCAGGATGTACAACGGTTGTGGATATTTCTAATGATGTCAATGTGATTAATGATTTGAAAATAACAACTTGCAATTTGAATATTCCACCCGTACCCGGAAATTATTGGTCTCAGTTGATGATTGTGAAAAATATGGGGACTGTGGTTGAGAATGACATTCAATTAGGATATGAGCATGATGGTCAGTTGTTTTATGATAATTCAACAATTCCAAATTTTATACAAAGCGGAGGTCCTAATCATTTTGGTGTACAATCAGGTTTTCCGGTTTTAGATCCAAATGCATCTACAACAAATTTGGTGTCCTATAATGTTCCTACAAATATTCCATTAGGTACAGGAATTAATCATTATGACTCTGTTGCAAATGCAGCTCCAATTGGAGTTAATTGGTTGTTGGATTTTACACCATGGAACAATGTAAATCATTTTCAAACAGTTGTAATTGGATCTTATGACCCTAATTATAAAGAAGTTTATCCTGCGGGAATAGGAACAGAAGGATATATTAGTTCAGATGTAACAGAGTTTGATTATACAATTCACTTTCAAAATGAAGGAACTTATTTTGCACAGAATGTTGTGATTACTGATCAGTTAGATGGTGATTTAGATTGGACTTCTTTAACACCAGGGTACTCTGACCACAATTATACCATGACCTTAAGTGAAAGTGGATTGATCACATTTAATTTTGAAAATATCAATCTACCTTGGAAAAGTGTATACGGAGACGCATTAAGTTCAGGCCTTGTACAATACAGTATACGCAGATTACCGTCAAATGCTCAGGGAACAGTTTTTGAAAATACAGCTTCCATTTATTTTGATTACAATGCGCCAATCATAACAAATACTACAGTGAATACCTTAAGTGATTCTGTTTTTAATGGGGTAGAGGAGATAGCAGTTGAAAAGGAAGATGAGAAGATAACGGTAGATATCTATCCTGTACCTGCACATGACGCTATCACATTTAAAATAAATAACGTTTTGCAAAATGATCAGGCAAGTCTGTACATTGTTGACATGATGGGGAATATTGTGCGGTCTGAAAGAATTTTATTGAGTGAAGGTACAACCTTTATAAGTCAAAATGTTGCTGATTTATCTCCGGGAAATTATATTACCAAAGTTCATTTTGAAAACGGACTTACTATTGTGAAGAAAATAATTCTCTTTTAA